The Kwoniella mangroviensis CBS 8507 chromosome 1 map unlocalized Ctg02, whole genome shotgun sequence genome window below encodes:
- a CDS encoding mitochondrial 54S ribosomal protein mL44 — protein MPASSSILTRPAFPPSLARRLAKRRINPSRPLHTSSPILNVSVKPEPSTIPPSTALSALLSRLSLPSNDPSLHPTLIACLTHPSYYSAQAQSNTNEIPELEVVDSESSSSSSSSSSTTKSDNELLSTLGNSLLGLFASEHITQLYPLLPTQAVKNAITAYVGPSTCLSVARELGVSVQGGGNNGQVPGLGRGSNSAGLPIRWSKVYLQEKNYQDNIRGENVPSKGPEKVPVARRFQKFLEKKENEEKDLSSEEIGGRRNRESFEDVVASTVRAFVGLIYQEQGVHAARSFVHAHFLSRSIDLSSLFNFKNPLHMLSSVISSHLSSAGVPISANQGVIEKRLLASTGVNSQSPLFLVGLFLPSGIKLAEGHGSSKAMAEYRAAKNALLSLFLVRSDQSNSSEQTGLGLGSIGLPSSLYASSERWLSNGKISENVDEKEMSYRGVNWGGKEVIAESRDLRRKL, from the exons ATGccagcttcatcctccatccttACCCGTCCAGCCTTTCCTCCATCCCTCGCCAGACGATTGGCCAAACGACGTATCAACCCCTCCCGACCTCTTCACACTTCCTCACCAATCCTCAACGTCTCAGTCAAACCTGAACCATCTACAATCCCACCTTCCACCGCTCTATCCGCACTACTATCAAGActatctttaccttccaatgATCCCTCACTACATCCCACTCTGATAGCCTGTCTAACCCATCCATCATACTATTccgctcaagctcaatcgaACACTAACGAAATACCAGAACTTGAAGTGGTCGACTCtgaatcctcctcctcctcctcatcttcctcatcaactaCAAAAAGCGATAACGAGCTCTTGTCCACATTGGGTAATTCATTATTAGGTCTATTCGCCAGTGAACATATCACCCAGCTTTATCCACTACTACCAACTCAAGCGGTTAAAAACGCCATAACGGCCTATGTGGGTCCATCAACATGTTTGTCCGTAGCTAGAGAGCTAGGGGTGAGCGTACAAGGAGGTGGAAATAACGGTCAAGTACCTGGTTTAGGTAGAGGTTCAAACTCTGCTGGTTTACCTATCAGATGGTCCAAAGTGTATTTGCAAGAGAAAAATTATCAGGATAACATTAGAGGCGAGAATGTACCATCGAAAGGACCCGAGAAAGTTCCTGTTGCAAGGAGGTTTCAGAAATTCttagagaagaaagagaatgaagagaaagatttATCATCGGAAGAgataggaggaagaaggaatagagAGAGTTTCGAGGATGTCGTTGCTTCTACGGTTAGAGCTTTCGTAGGGTTGATTTACCaagaacag GGAGTTCACGCCGCTCGATCATTCGTCCACGCTCATTTCCTCTCGCGTTCCATTGACCTTTCCTCATTATTCAACTTCAAAAACCCCCTTCACATGCTTTCCTCGGTCATCTCCTCCCATCTCTCCTCAGCCGGTGTACCCATCTCAGCCAACCAGGGTGTCATCGAAAAGAGGTTATTGGCATCTACCGGTGTAAATTCGCAATCGCCTTTATTCCTCGTCGGTCTATTCTTACCATCAGGTATAAAATTGGCTGAAGGTCATGGATCGTCTAAGGCCATGGCTGAATACAGAGCTGCTAAGAATGCTTTGTTGAGTTTATTCTTAGttagatcagatcaatcaaattcTTCGGAACAGACGGGGTTAGGGCTTGGGTCAATTGGTTTGCCTAGTTCGTTATATGCTTCGTCGGAGAGGTGGTTGAGTAATGGGAAGATCAGTGAGAatgtagatgagaaggagatgagttATAGAGGCGTAAACTGGGGTGGGAAGGAGGTTATAGCGGAAAGTAGAGATTTGAGAAGAAAGTTGTAG